A DNA window from Pogona vitticeps strain Pit_001003342236 chromosome 2, PviZW2.1, whole genome shotgun sequence contains the following coding sequences:
- the LOC110069958 gene encoding vespryn — protein sequence MQTGSVLQKFRGLCCMTWLLLCLLAQYENGGKVLALSSSAKPYKTSVTFDPKTAHPNLVVSQDKKTVTWVQEAQSVPDNPERFNSTPCLLGSPGFTSGKHYWEVEYGNQRELAAGVARKSVKRKDHLRLTPEEGIWQVGRWWLRRGGPENQSDSGKIGVLLDYGRNQVTFYMDNKVTVVRASFNGEEVFPFCYVGSTVSLRLNP from the exons GACTCTGTTGTATGACGTGGCTGCTGCTGTGCCTTCTTGCGCAGTACGAAAATGGTGGAAAGGTCCTGGCTTTATCTTCATCAGCCAAACCCTACAAAA CCAGTGTGACTTTTGATCCAAAGACGGCGCACCCAAATCTTGTTGTGTCTCAAGACAAGAAGACGGTCACATGGGTCCAGGAAGCCCAAAGTGTGCCTGACAACCCAGAGAGATTCAACAGCACCCCTTGCTTGCTGGGTTCCCCAGGGTTCACATCTGGGAAACATTACTGGGAAGTGGAGTATGGGAACCAGAGAGAGCTCGCAGCGGGGGTGGCCCGGAAGTCTGTCAAGAGGAAGGACCACCTCCGACTTACTCCAGAGGAAGGGATTTGGCAAGTGGGTCGCTGGTGGCTTCGGCGAGGGGGGCCTGAAAACCAAAGTGACTCAGGAAAGATTGGCGTCCTTCTGGATTATGGAAGGAATCAGGTGACTTTTTATATGGATAATAAAGTCACTGTAGTCCGGGCCTCATTTAATGGGGAGGAGGTTTTCCCCTTCTGCTACGTGGGGTCCACTGTTTCCCTCCGTTTAAATCCCTGA